In bacterium, the genomic stretch TTCCAAGAAAGTTCTTTTTTAGCCAAACTTCCGTTCAAAGAGATTCTTCTAATTTCTCCTGGAATAGGATCACCATAAACAGGATCTAATTTAAAACTTGTTACCTTTTTTAGAGTTTGGAATAATTCATTGACATTGGTCTCTTTGCCGCTTCCTATATTGTAAGTTTTTCCATCGCCTTTAGTTAAAGCTAAAAAAGTAGCTTCTACTACATCTCCTACATAAACATAATCCCTGGTTTGTAATCCGTCTCCAAATATAGTTGGCTGCATATTTTTTATCATTTGTTGAGTAAAAACAGCGATAACCCCGGCTTCTCCTAAAGGATCTTGTCTGGGGCCATAGACATTAGGGTATCTGAGGATGGTATAGTTAAGATCGTAGTTTTCTTGGTACATATAAAGGTAGTGTTCTACGGTATGCTTACTGGCTCCATAAGGACAGAGGGGATTGATAGGGTGGGCTTCGTCTACTGGTAGGTATTTAGGTTCGCCAAAGACTGCTCCCCCGGTAGAAATATAAATAAATTTAGAAACTTTAAATTTTTTACAATTTTCGATTAGATTAATAGAGCCTAAGATATTAACCTTAGCATCAAAGAGAGGATCTTTTAAAGAATGACGAACATTCATCTGGGCGGCAAAATGAATAAGATAATCAAACTTCTCTTTTTCAAAGATCTCAGAAATCGTAAGCTCGTTAATATCCAGTTGATAAAATTTAGCTTTTTTATGAATATTTTCTAGATGTCCCGTAGATAGATTATCCACCACTACTACTTCTATGCCTTCCTCAACCAGTCTATCCAAGCAATTAGACCCAATAAAACCTGCTCCTCCCGTAACTAAAACCTTCATAAATCCTCCTCCTTAAAATTTTTTAAGTAGTAATTATCCTTTTAAGCTGTTCTCCTAAAATATAGTTTCTTAATTAAGGTATTGCGTAAGCATTTAGCCTGAAGCTTAAACAGTTTTTAGCAGTGTTAGACTATAGAGAAAAAGTGTCCAATCGCGTGCATTTCGTTTTTGCCTTGATTTTCCTGCTTCTGGCTGAACGGATTACTGGGCTGTAATGCCTTGTATCCCCCGCTGGCGGGGGTAGGGGGTGGTGCTCAAAACTAACCGCTGGTAGCTGAACACTTACTCTTTTAGGAGCATATTTCCTTTAAATAATCTTTAAGTGCTTCTTTCCAGGGCCTCATCTTATTTAATCCCATAAGTTCTAACTTATAGTTTTTAATTGCTTCAGAACGTGCCCGGGGAGCAGCTAAAGGAAAAGCAGCTGAAGAAATAGGCTTAATCTTGATATCCTTTTCTAATATCTTGGCAATCTCTAAAGCAACATCATATCGGCTACATACTCTTTCATTAGCTAAATGGTAAGTACCATAGAATTTAGTCTTAAGAAGTTCTTTCATATTAAGGACTAATTCTTTAGCGTAAGTGATAGTTCCAAATCTATCATTAACTATCAATAATTCTTCTTTTTCTCTCATTAATTGAACAATTTTACCCACAAATTTTATATCTTTTTTTCCTCCTCCTATCATCCAACCTGCTCGGATAATAAAGAACTTGTCTAATAAAGACTTGACTACATTTTCTCCTTCTAATTTAGTCTGGCCATATACACTTAAAGGATTAGGGATGTCAAATTCAGTATAAGGCTCTGTCTTTTGGCCATCAAAGACTCCTCCAGTGCTAAGATAGGTCATTTCAAGATTATATTTTTGACAAGCTAAGGCTAAAAAGTAAGTACCTAAAACATTTACTCGATAAGCATGGTCTACTTCGATTTCACATTTATCTACATTAGTTTCAGCCGCTAAATGAACAACTCCTTCTGGTCTTACTTTTTCTATAACGGAGAAGACTTGTTCTTGATCGCAAATATTTAATTCTTCTAAGTCTGTCAAGAAGAGCTCTTTTTTGTCATAGACTTCTCTTAAATAACTTCCTACCATGCCTTTACCACCAGTAACTAGGATCATTTTACTACCTCTTCAAAATTCTCTAACCAGCTTTTTAGGTAGTCGCGCAAAGCATCTTGCCAGTTACTCATCTTATTTAGCCCCAATAAATCTAATTTATAATTTCTCATAGCTTCAGATCTAACCCGAAAAGCAGGCAAAGGAAAAGCAGCCGAGGAGATAGGCATTACCAAAATATCCTTTTTCATAAATTTTACTATCTCTAAAGCCACTTCATATCGGCTGCATACTCCTTTGTTAGTCATATGATAAAGCCCAAAATAACCTGTCTTGATAATCTGCCTTATTCCTCGAACCAATTCTTTAGCATAAGTAGGACTACCAAATTTATCATTAACTACTTTTAAAACAGGACAACCTTTTTGAACAAGCTTGACAATCTTACTTACAAATTTCTTATCTTTTTCCTTTCCTCCTATCATCCAACCTGGTCGAAATATATAATATTTTTTAAGAGCCTGCATCACTACTTTATCTGCTTCCCACTTTGTCTTTCCATAAACATTTTGAGGATTAGGAGCATCAAATTCTGTGTAAGGTTCGTGTTTGTTACCGTCAAAGACTCCGGCTGTGCTAATGTGGACCATAATTATATCATTAGCTTGGCAAGCTAAGGCTACATTTTGAGTGCCAATTATATTTGTTTGAAAAGCATGGTCTATCTCAATTTCACATTTATCGACATCCGTTTCAGCAGCTAAATTAATCACGAATTCTGGCTTTAATTTAGAGATAGTCTTAAAGATTTTATTGGAGTCTCTAATATCTAAAGAATCAATATCTGTTAAGACTAACTCTTCATCCTGAAACTCCTCTTTTAAGTAACTTCCTACCATACCTTGAGCTCCAGTAACTAAAATCATCTTTACTTTCCTCCATTTATCTAAATTTAAAATTTTTATTAATCTAAAAAGTTTTATAAACTTTCTTAAGTTATTATCTTATCCTATTTTTTGTGGTTCAATAATTACCTTGATGGAATCTTGAGCAGAGACTACTAATTGGAATCCCTCGCCAGTTCTGGCTAAGGGCAACCGATGGGTAATTATTTCACTTACTTTTACTCTTTGAGCAGCAATCATTTTTAAAGCTGATATATGATCAGCCCGACTACCGGCATAAGAAGTAGTCAAAGTTATTTCACTACGCCAAAAAACATCGTTAATAGAAAGAGGAATCGTCACTCCTTTGTCGGTAGGGGCAAAAAAGAGAATAGTTCCTCCTCGTTCGACTGAATTTAAAGCTTGATTAATGGCAGGGAGAGCTCCCGTGCACAAGATAACGACATCAGCTAAGTATCCTTCATTTACTTGACGGAGGCGATTTGGTATATCTTCTTGGGCATGAAAAGCAAAATCAGCGCCAAACTTTACAGCTGCTTCTAAGCGATAAGAAGAAATATCCGTAGCTATAATTCGATGGACACCCATAGTCCTAGCTAAGTAAATATGTAATAATCCAGCCATACCACTGCCGATAATCAGTAGAGTATGAAAGAGGTTTATTTTAGCTATCCTTTGACCCCTGATAACACAAGCCAAAGGTTCAATAAAGGTGGCTTCTTCAAAAGATACTTTGTGGGGTAAGAGGTATATACCTCTATCGACATTAAGAGCAGGAATTCGAACATATTGTGAAAATCCACCGGGATCAAAATTAGTCTTTCTTAAGGTTTCGCATACCGTCTGGTGATCATTTAAACAATAATGGCAGTTATTACAAGGAACGTGGTGGGAGACCGAAACCCTGTCTCCTTTTTTAAACTGGCTTACTTCTTTTCCTGTTTCT encodes the following:
- the rfbD gene encoding dTDP-4-dehydrorhamnose reductase; its protein translation is MILVTGAQGMVGSYLKEEFQDEELVLTDIDSLDIRDSNKIFKTISKLKPEFVINLAAETDVDKCEIEIDHAFQTNIIGTQNVALACQANDIIMVHISTAGVFDGNKHEPYTEFDAPNPQNVYGKTKWEADKVVMQALKKYYIFRPGWMIGGKEKDKKFVSKIVKLVQKGCPVLKVVNDKFGSPTYAKELVRGIRQIIKTGYFGLYHMTNKGVCSRYEVALEIVKFMKKDILVMPISSAAFPLPAFRVRSEAMRNYKLDLLGLNKMSNWQDALRDYLKSWLENFEEVVK
- the rfbD gene encoding dTDP-4-dehydrorhamnose reductase, encoding MILVTGGKGMVGSYLREVYDKKELFLTDLEELNICDQEQVFSVIEKVRPEGVVHLAAETNVDKCEIEVDHAYRVNVLGTYFLALACQKYNLEMTYLSTGGVFDGQKTEPYTEFDIPNPLSVYGQTKLEGENVVKSLLDKFFIIRAGWMIGGGKKDIKFVGKIVQLMREKEELLIVNDRFGTITYAKELVLNMKELLKTKFYGTYHLANERVCSRYDVALEIAKILEKDIKIKPISSAAFPLAAPRARSEAIKNYKLELMGLNKMRPWKEALKDYLKEICS
- a CDS encoding NAD-dependent epimerase/dehydratase family protein, which translates into the protein MKVLVTGGAGFIGSNCLDRLVEEGIEVVVVDNLSTGHLENIHKKAKFYQLDINELTISEIFEKEKFDYLIHFAAQMNVRHSLKDPLFDAKVNILGSINLIENCKKFKVSKFIYISTGGAVFGEPKYLPVDEAHPINPLCPYGASKHTVEHYLYMYQENYDLNYTILRYPNVYGPRQDPLGEAGVIAVFTQQMIKNMQPTIFGDGLQTRDYVYVGDVVEATFLALTKGDGKTYNIGSGKETNVNELFQTLKKVTSFKLDPVYGDPIPGEIRRISLNGSLAKKELSWKEPLSLEEGINKTVTYYKRFFKILD
- a CDS encoding zinc-dependent dehydrogenase; its protein translation is MKVAMYYSNNDIRLEEIEIPKIGPHEVLIQIEASGICGSDIMEWYRLHKIPLVLGHEIAGTIVETGKEVSQFKKGDRVSVSHHVPCNNCHYCLNDHQTVCETLRKTNFDPGGFSQYVRIPALNVDRGIYLLPHKVSFEEATFIEPLACVIRGQRIAKINLFHTLLIIGSGMAGLLHIYLARTMGVHRIIATDISSYRLEAAVKFGADFAFHAQEDIPNRLRQVNEGYLADVVILCTGALPAINQALNSVERGGTILFFAPTDKGVTIPLSINDVFWRSEITLTTSYAGSRADHISALKMIAAQRVKVSEIITHRLPLARTGEGFQLVVSAQDSIKVIIEPQKIG